From one Paenibacillus terrae HPL-003 genomic stretch:
- the purB gene encoding adenylosuccinate lyase — MIERYSRPEMRAIWTEENKFKAWLEVELCACEAWAELGVIPKEDTVALRKNASFDIDRIYEIEQETRHDVIAFTRTVSESLGDERKWVHYGLTSTDVVDTALGYLLKQANEILERDILNFIEILKEKALAYKHTPMMGRTHGVHAEPTTFGLKMALWYEEMKRNLERFRFAADQVEYGKMSGAVGTYANIDPAVEEFVCRKLGTKPAPISTQTLQRDRHAEYMATLALVATSLDKFATEVRALQKSEFREVEEAFAKGQKGSSAMPHKRNPIGSENISGLARVIRGHMVSAYENVTLWHERDISHSSVERIILPDATMLLNYMLNRFGNIVKNLTVFPENMKRNMARTYGVPFSGRIMTKLIDKGFSREKAYDTVQPRAMQAWEEQRQFREIVEATPEITAVLSPDEIEDAFNPAWHLKNVDTIFKKLGLGE; from the coding sequence ATGATCGAACGCTATAGCAGACCGGAAATGAGAGCGATTTGGACGGAAGAAAATAAATTTAAAGCATGGCTGGAAGTAGAATTGTGTGCCTGTGAAGCTTGGGCAGAATTGGGCGTTATTCCGAAAGAGGACACTGTGGCGCTGCGTAAGAACGCAAGCTTTGATATTGACCGGATCTATGAAATTGAACAGGAAACAAGACATGATGTCATTGCTTTTACCCGTACGGTGTCCGAGAGCCTTGGCGACGAGCGCAAATGGGTGCATTACGGTCTGACCTCCACGGATGTGGTGGACACCGCACTGGGCTATCTGTTGAAGCAGGCGAATGAAATTCTGGAGCGCGATATCTTGAATTTTATCGAAATTTTGAAGGAAAAAGCACTGGCTTACAAGCACACGCCGATGATGGGCCGTACACACGGGGTACACGCAGAGCCAACTACGTTTGGTCTGAAAATGGCTTTGTGGTACGAGGAAATGAAGCGCAATCTGGAACGTTTCCGCTTTGCGGCTGACCAAGTAGAGTACGGGAAAATGTCTGGTGCAGTCGGTACGTATGCCAACATTGATCCAGCTGTAGAAGAGTTTGTATGCCGCAAGCTGGGCACCAAGCCTGCGCCAATCTCCACACAAACGCTCCAACGTGATCGTCATGCCGAGTACATGGCGACATTGGCACTGGTAGCCACATCGTTAGATAAATTCGCAACAGAAGTCCGCGCCCTGCAAAAGAGTGAATTCCGTGAGGTGGAAGAAGCCTTCGCGAAGGGTCAAAAAGGTTCCTCTGCGATGCCGCATAAACGCAATCCAATCGGCAGCGAAAATATTTCCGGTCTGGCGCGTGTGATTCGCGGGCATATGGTATCCGCGTATGAGAACGTAACACTGTGGCATGAACGCGACATTTCGCATTCCTCTGTAGAACGTATCATTCTGCCGGATGCAACGATGCTGTTGAACTACATGCTGAACCGTTTTGGCAATATCGTGAAGAACCTGACGGTATTCCCTGAAAATATGAAGCGCAATATGGCGCGTACGTATGGTGTACCGTTCTCTGGCCGTATTATGACGAAGCTGATCGATAAGGGCTTTAGCCGTGAAAAAGCCTATGATACCGTGCAGCCGCGTGCGATGCAGGCATGGGAAGAGCAGCGCCAGTTCCGCGAAATCGTGGAGGCGACCCCGGAAATTACCGCTGTCCTCAGCCCGGACGAAATCGAGGACGCGTTCAACCCGGCTTGGCATCTGAAGAACGTAGATACGATCTTTAAAAAGCTGGGATTAGGGGAGTAG
- the purS gene encoding phosphoribosylformylglycinamidine synthase subunit PurS has protein sequence MIKATVYVTIKQSVLDPQGVAVQGALHSMGFGEVDSVRIGKYMELNLDTTDRESAEKRVIEMCEKLLANTVIEDYRYELEG, from the coding sequence ATGATTAAAGCAACGGTCTATGTCACGATTAAGCAAAGCGTTTTGGACCCGCAGGGGGTTGCGGTGCAAGGCGCACTGCATTCTATGGGCTTCGGAGAAGTCGACAGCGTCAGAATTGGTAAGTATATGGAATTGAATCTGGATACAACAGACCGCGAGAGTGCAGAAAAGCGCGTCATCGAGATGTGCGAAAAGCTGTTGGCCAACACGGTCATTGAAGACTACCGCTACGAACTGGAGGGCTGA
- a CDS encoding phosphoribosylaminoimidazolesuccinocarboxamide synthase has translation MSLSTAEGLIHAPLLYKGKVRELYDLGEHFLIVVTDRISAFDYVLEPPVPEKGNVLNKLSAFWFEQTKDLLENHVVHTDVNKLGHVIDEQNKELLKDRIMVTLKAERIDIECVVRGYITGGGWRQYEQNGEVNGIPLPKGLRKNERFPKPLFTPAAKNDVGHDEDISLHQMKELVGAQLTGELEEKSLALYEFARAFCEKRGIILADCKFEFGLVNGKVILIDEIFTPDSSRFWAQEKYELDVEIDSMDKEPVRSYLASSGWDKNSKPDPLPAEVVEETTARYTDIWRRLTAQ, from the coding sequence ATGTCATTGTCCACCGCAGAGGGTCTAATCCATGCGCCGCTCTTGTACAAAGGTAAGGTGCGTGAATTGTATGATCTCGGAGAGCATTTTCTGATTGTCGTGACGGATCGGATTTCGGCTTTTGATTATGTGTTGGAGCCGCCCGTGCCGGAAAAGGGGAATGTGCTGAATAAGCTCAGCGCTTTCTGGTTTGAGCAGACGAAGGACTTGTTGGAAAACCATGTTGTGCATACCGATGTGAACAAGCTCGGGCATGTGATCGACGAACAGAATAAAGAGCTGTTGAAAGACCGGATCATGGTCACGCTGAAGGCCGAGCGCATCGATATTGAGTGTGTGGTGCGCGGATATATTACCGGAGGCGGCTGGCGTCAGTATGAGCAGAACGGCGAAGTGAACGGCATTCCATTGCCGAAGGGGCTCCGTAAAAATGAGCGTTTCCCCAAGCCTTTATTTACACCGGCTGCGAAAAATGATGTTGGACACGACGAGGACATTTCCCTTCATCAGATGAAAGAGCTGGTTGGGGCCCAACTGACAGGTGAGCTGGAGGAAAAAAGCTTGGCGTTGTACGAATTTGCACGTGCTTTCTGCGAGAAGCGTGGAATTATTTTAGCCGATTGCAAGTTTGAGTTTGGTCTTGTTAATGGAAAGGTTATTTTGATTGACGAAATTTTCACCCCGGATTCATCCCGTTTCTGGGCGCAGGAAAAGTACGAGCTGGATGTGGAAATTGACAGCATGGACAAGGAGCCGGTACGAAGCTATTTGGCATCATCCGGTTGGGACAAGAACAGCAAGCCCGATCCGTTGCCGGCTGAGGTCGTAGAAGAAACAACTGCAAGATATACGGATATTTGGCGGCGTCTGACGGCACAGTAA